Genomic DNA from Theileria equi strain WA chromosome 4 map unlocalized gcontig_1105316255033, whole genome shotgun sequence:
AGAAATGGATCGGAAATTTGTTGCCAGTCTTGGAGAGCTACAACTACAACTACTCTGAGATCATACAGTTGGTTAGAAACTGTGACTATAATGCAGACAAGATTCAAGAAGAGGTCGAACgtataatggaaatgaatATCGGTCACGAACAAGGAGAATGGGAAGTTGTTAGGCCAAGCAGAGGGGGAGCCTCAAGCTCACACTCTGGCAGCCGTGAACCCAAAAAGGGTCCAAAGAATCAGGAACAGTTTAAGGGCAAGCAAAGGCCCGAAAGGAGACGTAATGTTCCTGTGGCTGCCCCTCAACAACCGCCACAGGTGCAGAAACCACCAAAGGAGGAGAAAGAACCAACTGTTGTAGTACCGACTCCTGTACAAGAAATTTCTGTGGAAGAATCTGTTCCTCGCAAATCTCTCTTTACCTCGTGGGCATCACTTTTGaaatctgaagaaaaggtTACAGTAGAAGAGCCAAAACTGGTTCCTGAAGAACCTAAAGTTGAAGCACCGGTCAAGAAGGAACCTGTCAAAAAATCGCCTGTTGTAAAGCCTGCTGTAGTCTTACCAAAGGAAATCAACTTTGGAAGCGATGCTAGTCTCATGTTTGGCTGTCTTGAGGAGGACAATCCCTGGAGCAAGCCCAGTGTATGGCAAGATCAAGTAACACACTGGCAACCAAATAGGGTTGGCCATGTTAAAATGAATAGAAACGGTCGTGTACAAGACCCTATCCCCGGAGAGAACCTGTCTGGTGGACATTGGCAAGGGTCTTACTATGAAAGGTTCAACAAGCAACAACTTGTCTACACTTATAGCGAGGAGACTGACAAACAAAAATCATTCCAAATGCCAGAATCTTCTGCTCAATACCCACAAAAGGAACGCGATCCCGTCAATGGTGTCTATTTTAATTACCCGTACGCCAATGATCGCCTTCAAAACCCACCCGGTTTGGTTGGATACTACACAACTCCACAGCCTTATTACGGATTTAATGGTACCAATAACGCCAACTCGACAAACAACATTAGCTCGTCTATGTGGCAAAActaatattttaattgCACGATTCATTCTTAGACACTATACATGAGACTGCCACCGCTTGAGCCGTCCTTTGGCTCCAGGGATCTCAACCTTGAAGTTGATGGAATTAAAATCCTCTCGTCCCAAATCTCTGTCACATGGGCATCTGCAACGCTCAGCTCCAAGGGCTTTACACACGATGATCTTCTACTCCTTGCACGCAGTCTTTCTAGAAGCGAATGTTCACATTCTTCCGTCAAAATTTTATTGCTAGAACCCCTTTCAATGTGTAAAATATACTCTAACGGGAAAATACTCGTCATGGGAGCACTAACAGAATCTCAAGCATACAgaaatatcgcaaaaatcGTACACAAGATCCGCTATCGCACAAAATGGGAAGTACTATTCCCAAAAAGGGAACTCATTGACGTGGATGGTCTAAAATGGAAATACTCTGCCGACGAGAACATCCTCAAGGTCAAGGACGCAATCAAGACCTTCAAGATCGATCACCTCTTTTGTAAAGTTGTACTTGAAGGAGAATTAGACTTGGAAAGTCTCTATGATGAAGGAAAGCGAACAACGGACAAAATCATGATGCTACCCTCAGGGTCACTAAGGCTACAAGTCGACCTTCCAGAAACAGATGAACCTGAAATTGAACCACAACAAGTCGAAGGATCGTACTGGGATGCAGCACTTGAAATAGAACGAGAACTAGAAGCAGAATTAGAGAAAATTGGAACAAGAAAAAATCGCACAAGCACATGTATCATATACAAAAGCGGAAAAATTAACATTCTTGGTTGCACTTCAAGGGAACAGATTGAATTTGCATTTCAGCAACTTTTGAAAATCCTTTTGCAGAAATGCCTCCCTGAAGAACACGCGATCTGAAACCAGAATATGCAAGCACTGCTGCTTGTAACTGCGTTTTTTCTATGGAATCGTATTTTACAGCCAATCCAGGCGCATTCAACAGATGCAATCTTGCGGCAAATTGTTTGCTCACAGAAAACTCATTACTACAACCAAATGATTTTATAATCTCATTCACAAGGCTAGGAGTTTGCCAGCGCTGAAACTTTAGTCGATCTGCATTATTACAATAATAGCCAAGAAGTGATCTATACATTAATTCACAAGATGCAAGATAGCTTGGGGAATTTACCCATTTTGTATCAATTTTGTGGCACTTGTATATGAGGGTATCTGCACGTCTAGTTTTTATATCACAATTGTGTTGAGATGCTTCATGCAAGATGTGTGTATCCAAATCATGCAAAAGAAGTAAATTGTACCCACTTTTTTTGTCTGATTCGTGATAGAAAGAACAACCAATCCTATCAGAGAGAACATCCACAGAACGAGCAGCTCCCACTTGAATAACAGCCTCAACATGTGGAAACGATAATCCTACAGAGACAACGTCTGTTGCAAACAGTATGCCATTCTGACAGGATGAAAATAAGTCAACCACAAACCTCCTCTTTTCAAGGGAAAGGTGCCCATGCAAAGCATAAAACTGCTTGCCAGTATCACAAtgtatctccattatatgcttgaaaaatatataGCAAAATTGTGCCATTTTCACCGTAGGAAATATCACTATCACTTTATCGTGTTCCAAGATTGCGGAAAGTAGAGTGGTTGTAAAATCTATGGgtttatacaaaatatattcaCATTTGACATCCTTGTCTACATAGACCTGGCGTATTTTACAATGATCTAGAACCTTTAAACGATTTTTCTCAACCCTTTCTTCCAGTTCCGTTTTTTCTCTAGGTATCAGAGTATGAACTTCAAAATCCTCCGGAATAGGCGTGCCACTTCTTTGCGGCCCCGGAATGTGTTGAGTTATCggtacattcttgtactcTGGGCAGAATGATATTACTCTAAAATTAACACGCAGAAATCTCGACGCAAACTGCCGTAGTTTATCCTCATTTCTTGGTGCCAAAACAATGATCTGGATATTCTCCGGTAACAAATTCCTTATCTTTACTGCAAAGATGGAAGATTTTTCGTGCAAAATCCTATTCGCTTCATCAATAACCAATGTGCGAACATTATTAAATATAACTGGTTGCTTAAGTAGTAACCTATATGCAGACAGTGGTGTGGAATAAATCACATTTGCGTTTGATATATCCGATAGATCTTCATTATTCGCCAGAGTTTTGTAGTATAATGGCTGCACATTCGCTACATCTTTCAGAGCTCCTGATGCAATTCTAGTCCCTCGTAGTATTAGATCCAAAGTAGGGACCAGAACGAGGATCTTCTGTTTCTCAGTGCAATCTAACTGTCCATGGCGATATTTCAAAACTTCTGGCAGAATATACGATATAGTCTTTCCACTATTAGGTGGAGATGCGATAAAAAGGTCTGAACCTCCCAGTTGAGGTCTTAAAGTCGATAGTTGGAAACCGTTTGGGTAAATTGGTTTCCCATTTAGCATTATCCGACATCTCTTGAACCTTCGTCTGAATAATAGCTTATTCCTGCTTACGATATTGCGATCCAATACTGGATTTAACTGGATAACGGAAGATCCCCAAACTTTGACATTAGACGGAAACGATCGTACGTATCTCGATAGCAAAAGACTAAGTTCATGTTCTCTTGTACATAGCCCATTCCTTAATAGTTGAAGCTTTCGCATCATTCAAAACGGTACACACCAGAGCTGTGCATAATTAAAATGAAGTGATAGAGGGGAGGTGGTCCACAACTCATTTACCTTTATCTGTAAAACACTACCCACTATGTTAACAAGTGCGATTTTAGAGCATCTAGTTAGATCGTCCGGGCCTATTATCCATAAAAGTGGCGCTCGTGTCAGAAGATTTTCGAGTTCTGGTGATAAGTTCAGGAAATTCAATGAAGGGACTGTAGAAAGGCTACCggtttgtttattcatGAAAAAATGCGGATAAAATCCATATAGTTTGGCCAAAACTACTTTGAATGGGTAGAAGCTGACTATCTGGATGCTCCCCTAGACATTCACACAAAAACCGCCGCTGAGTCCCCTTTACTCTCCCGCAATAATGTAGGAATGGGATTTTTGGTGTTAAACAGGTATGTTTCTCAATAGTTGGTCAGAGATTGTACAGCAAATATTCCGGGATATCGCAAATAAATGGGCTATACAGGAGACTAGCCGACCTGGAGACAAACGTCTACAAGAGATTTGTTCTCGTTACAAGTATGACCAGGAAAACGTTTAGTCTCGGATTGAATCCTTCAGAAATTTTCATGTTTCTAGGATCAATGCAGAAGTTGTTAGCCAAAAACACAACCACTCTCTATGAACCAGTTGTAAATGCGTTGAGAAACTACCTTTATAACTTAGCTGACTTATCATATCTTATATTCAGCTACAAAAAACCGCTATTAGTTTATGCTAACGGGTCaactggtttgttttgtcCTAAAATGACATTTACGTGCAGCTGGATATGGAATGTGTTTGGCTTCACTTTCAAACATGAGTGCTTGCTACCATCATAGCAAATTCAGATATAGTGGATATAATTTTGGGATGCCTCCACTTGGCGGTTTATCATATGTTCTTGGTCGTCTAGATGGTTGCATTGGTGAATACTTGGCGTTGACAGGAGAAGAAATTTCAGGAACTGATCTGATTTATTCTGGGTTAATCGAAAGATTCATATCTCCTGATGCAATAAAGGTGTTGCAAATAACCTCAGatgtttgttttattaATCAAATTATACTTTAAAATAGAGACTAATGGACCTGCCGGAAAGGGAGACGTATCTCCATTTACGAGAACACTTTCTTCCTGTAAAGAATAGTTACTCACTACATCGCTATGAACCTCTTATTATGGAGCATTTCAGTAAAAGTTCAATCGAGGAAATTAAAGAGAGTCTGTCTGCTGGTGCAGACAAATCTATTACTAAAAGTTGCAATCTGGCGGAGGGTCAAGTTAAAGATTGGGAAAATAAAACCCTTGAATCAATAAAAAAAAATACTGACAAATATGCAAATGTAAGCCTTAGCATCTTTGTATTTATTTTTCTGCAGGGAACTCTCAAACTAATTAAAAGAGTGAAAAGAAACACTTCATATCTACTGGAAAAATATGCACGTCATATCCATGCACCACTAGATACACCTCCAGATTATGGCTTAGATATGAGACACGCGCTGGAAAAACCGCTTCACGATGCAATTATGGAGGAAGTGTTAACAGATGCAATAAATGAAGAAATTGATGCGTTCTGCGATATCACTTCAAAAATATTGGGGAAAAATATACACTTGAAAACAAGTAATAAATGGCAACCATTTGAAAGGTCTGGCTTTGCGATTTCATCTGTACCTGGTCTAAAAAAATTGCATCCAGATTATAACCCCAAAACTGGTTGCGAATATGATAaaaaaatgatggaaagaCAGGTAGAAAGATGGAGTGATACTTTCCTTCAAAAGGAACTGCTAATGATGAAGAGAATAATAGAAACTTATAgtaattaaaatgtagtaaTTATAACGTGTCTTTTTTTACATCGTCATCATCCGACCTACCTGAGGAGCTTGATTTATCACATTCCGTGAAATCAATCTCCTGGTAGTTCTTTGAGAGTTGTGTGCTGGGACTCATGGGGATCtcttcattatcttcaGCTGTCTGATTCAGCTGAAAATCAACCATGGATGGAGGCAAATATGGCTCTTCTACGCTGGTAGATTGTGTAAGAGTTAATGCAGGATTTGCCAATGGTGTAATCTCTGGTGGTGGAGCCACTGAAAGATCAATTGTCTCAACAGGTTCCTCAACCCCTTCGTCTATACTAGGAACACTCCAAATTGATTTCACATAGGGAATTCTGTGTATATATCCCTTTGCTAAATCACAACCTAGTGTGCCTGGGCCTCCCCAGTTCTCTGTAGGTCTTATAACAGTCTTTCTTACAGTTTCTGTTATTGAATTATAAACCATTAAAGTTACATCTTCATCGACATGATTTGCCACATGAATTCTTACACAATCTAGATCCAGAAACAGTTGTAGATTTGTACCAAGTAAATAATCTGTAACTGGCATTAGACCAGCTTTACTAGCTGGTGAGCCGTCGTAAACGTTTACAACGTGCACACCCTCATCCATTGATGTGAATTCGGAAAACTTTACTGTCAATCCCAAAAGGCCAACACCCTCCCATTTTTGTGGAATCATAGTAACAGAACGTatactcttcttcctggcGTTGTAAATCGTCAAAGTGACCTCCTTATTTTCTTGGCTCGCTATATAGGAGGTGAAGAGTCTGAGTGTATCATCAGAATCGTCATTATAAACGTTTCCATCTGCTTCCAAGATGTAATCGAAAAAGAGTTCTATCCCGGCCAATTCTGTGTGATAGTATATGGCGGTCATCCGTACACAAAACATACCTCCTGGTCCATTTGGGTAGACTCTGTGGACACGAAGACCTAAAATAGACGGATATAAACGTTTAAAATGTCGTACCTCCTGTGGCGGTGCCTTTGGAAGAATTTGCTCCCATTACGCCTTAGTTTATAATCTCAATGTTCATACTAGGAAAAGTGTGGAGCTGCGCACAATCATAGGGGTCTGCTTGAAAAATTAAGATACACCCGTGAATTGATGCACGAATCGACAAAAAATGGAACTGTGCGGATATACTCCTCCAAAATCGCCTCAGTGCTGTTAGCCCTTGGCACCACAGGTTAGACACTCGAGGAGAAGGAAAAATCAAATTGTTGACACAAAGTCTCCAGCATTTTTATATATAACTTAAAACTTCAATGTGTACTGTTTTATCGCATAATATACCTCTCAGTCGCTTTTGATATTCCACATACATCAGTCAACAATGTCTTCCACCCAAGTTTatgaaccagaagaatCAAGATTCGCTCCAGACCTCAACCTTTTTGGCGATGAAACTGACGGAGAAGACGATGTGTACCGAGCTGATCAATTTGTAGGAGGTAAGTCAATCTTTGGGATATAACTCGTTTTTAGAGGTACACCCACCTCAGGTTCCAAGAAGGAAAACGTCCAAAGCGAATTTGCTCTCTCTGGGGAACTTTTGGAGtggaaatgataaagatcCTTTGGAACCCAAAGAACCAAAGAATCACCTCTGGGATTTTCTGGTTTATAGCAACCTTAGAGAATCATACTCTGGAAATTACGCCACTGGAGTTAGGTTTCTTGAATCAGAACTAAAGGTGGCTATAAATAAAACACGTGCAGCTCTACTAAGTGAGATTTTAGATTCCGATGAAAATGCCATGTCTACCTCGTCCGTGGAACTCGCGTTTGACAAATACATTGTCCAAGTTCTTAAACGTCTAAGGATTCTTATCTATAGAGACAAGACGATATTCAAGTCTCTACATGACTCTACACCTCGTCATAGCTCAGCGGTTTCGGTCgttgaaaaatttatagAGTCACATCCAGAGGTTATAAAACTACGCAACAAGATTTACACTTTTCGTGAatcaaaaaacaaacttatAAAAGGGGCTTTGGAGCCCTTGTTACGATCTGTAGATCAACTACGAACAAAAATGCTTGCAGAAATGTATGATCCCAGCTCCCCAATTTTGAAACGATTCAACATAACAAGATTTCTAAAACACATGGATAAGATAAGCTCAAGGGCCGATTTCTTTGGAGAATACAGATTCCATCTGCTAAAGACATACTTTAATAACAAAGATGAGCTGGATGAGTACATTAACACCCAAGTTACATTTGGTATATCGGACGACATGGTTAACGATTTCTCAAAATTCGTCAATACTTTCACTCCAGATCTTGAAGAACCGTTCCACGAAACCAGAGATGTTGTTCAGGAGAGCTATGAACACGCTAGCGTAGACGAAAACCTGGACGAAATGTACAACTTTATGAATGGAACTGCCCCTGATCACTTGATAGGAACAGCTGAAGAACCCCCAGTAGAGGAAATAATAACAGAACCTAGTGTTCCAGAACAACcagaagaggaaaaagTAGCGGAGGATGAACTTAAGTTGCTGGAAGAAGCAAGGAGAAAGGCTGCAGAAATTTTGAGGTTCGTTTTCCAGTTTCATAACACCATCTACAGGTTAAAACGATTGCAACGTATGCAATCTATAGAAAGCGTATAATTTTAAGCAAATGTTACCATAGATCTACAAATAGGTGTGAAAATGTGCCGTGGATCTTTGTCGATCCAAGGAGAAAGGTACTATCTGGTATATTTTCCGGGTAAATTACGGaaaatttccaaatctAAGAACACATGTCAAAATGTGATCTAATAGTTTAGTATTTATTATACATGTATATTGTCAAATTACGTTAAACGTAAacatatttacatttttgcATAACCTTGAGTATTAAAGCAGGCGATATTCCTGTTTTCATAATTCCAATTACGACATTCAACTGGTGGTAATACAATCAAAGTCGAC
This window encodes:
- a CDS encoding conserved hypothetical protein (encoded by transcript BEWA_015490A); this encodes MSSTQVYEPEESRFAPDLNLFGDETDGEDDVYRADQFVGEVHPPQVPRRKTSKANLLSLGNFWSGNDKDPLEPKEPKNHLWDFLVYSNLRESYSGNYATGVRFLESELKVAINKTRAALLSEILDSDENAMSTSSVELAFDKYIVQVLKRLRILIYRDKTIFKSLHDSTPRHSSAVSVVEKFIESHPEVIKLRNKIYTFRESKNKLIKGALEPLLRSVDQLRTKMLAEMYDPSSPILKRFNITRFLKHMDKISSRADFFGEYRFHLLKTYFNNKDELDEYINTQVTFGISDDMVNDFSKFVNTFTPDLEEPFHETRDVVQESYEHASVDENLDEMYNFMNGTAPDHLIGTAEEPPVEEIITEPSVPEQPEEEKVAEDELKLLEEARRKAAEILRFVFQFHNTIYRLKRLQRMQSIESV
- a CDS encoding DEAD box ATP-dependent RNA helicase family member protein (encoded by transcript BEWA_015460A) encodes the protein MMRKLQLLRNGLCTREHELSLLLSRYVRSFPSNVKVWGSSVIQLNPVLDRNIVSRNKLLFRRRFKRCRIMLNGKPIYPNGFQLSTLRPQLGGSDLFIASPPNSGKTISYILPEVLKYRHGQLDCTEKQKILVLVPTLDLILRGTRIASGALKDVANVQPLYYKTLANNEDLSDISNANVIYSTPLSAYRLLLKQPVIFNNVRTLVIDEANRILHEKSSIFAVKIRNLLPENIQIIVLAPRNEDKLRQFASRFLRVNFRVISFCPEYKNVPITQHIPGPQRSGTPIPEDFEVHTLIPREKTELEERVEKNRLKVLDHCKIRQVYVDKDVKCEYILYKPIDFTTTLLSAILEHDKVIVIFPTVKMAQFCYIFFKHIMEIHCDTGKQFYALHGHLSLEKRRFVVDLFSSCQNGILFATDVVSVGLSFPHVEAVIQVGAARSVDVLSDRIGCSFYHESDKKSGYNLLLLHDLDTHILHEASQHNCDIKTRRADTLIYKCHKIDTKWVNSPSYLASCELMYRSLLGYYCNNADRLKFQRWQTPSLVNEIIKSFGCSNEFSVSKQFAARLHLLNAPGLAVKYDSIEKTQLQAAVLAYSGFRSRVLQGGISAKGFSKVAEMQIQSVPLKCNQEC
- a CDS encoding conserved hypothetical protein (encoded by transcript BEWA_015480A), with translation MGANSSKGTATGGLRVHRVYPNGPGELAGIELFFDYILEADGNVYNDDSDDTLRLFTSYIASQENKEVTLTIYNARKKSIRSVTMIPQKWEGVGLLGLTVKFSEFTSMDEGVHVVNVYDGSPASKAGLMPVTDYLLGTNLQLFLDLDCVRIHVANHVDEDVTLMVYNSITETVRKTVIRPTENWGGPGTLGCDLAKGYIHRIPYVKSIWSVPSIDEGVEEPVETIDLSVAPPPEITPLANPALTLTQSTSVEEPYLPPSMVDFQLNQTAEDNEEIPMSPSTQLSKNYQEIDFTECDKSSSSGRSDDDDVKKDTL
- a CDS encoding conserved hypothetical protein (encoded by transcript BEWA_015450A), producing MARTDFKKEGPKGQKKEEIKYPCSPRSQKWIGNLLPVLESYNYNYSEIIQLVRNCDYNADKIQEEVERIMEMNIGHEQGEWEVVRPSRGGASSSHSGSREPKKGPKNQEQFKGKQRPERRRNVPVAAPQQPPQVQKPPKEEKEPTVVVPTPVQEISVEESVPRKSLFTSWASLLKSEEKVTVEEPKLVPEEPKVEAPVKKEPVKKSPVVKPAVVLPKEINFGSDASLMFGCLEEDNPWSKPSVWQDQVTHWQPNRVGHVKMNRNGRVQDPIPGENLSGGHWQGSYYERFNKQQLVYTYSEETDKQKSFQMPESSAQYPQKERDPVNGVYFNYPYANDRLQNPPGLVGYYTTPQPYYGFNGTNNANSTNNISSSMWQN
- a CDS encoding conserved hypothetical protein (encoded by transcript BEWA_015470A), whose translation is MLTSAILEHLVRSSGPIIHKSGARVRRFSSSGDKFRKFNEGTVERLPFGQNYFEWVEADYLDAPLDIHTKTAAESPLLSRNNVGMGFLVLNSKYSGISQINGLYRRLADLETNVYKRFVLVTSMTRKTFSLGLNPSEIFMFLGSMQKLLAKNTTTLYEPVVNALRNYLYNLADLSYLIFSYKKPLLVYANGSTAGYGMCLASLSNMSACYHHSKFRYSGYNFGMPPLGGLSYVLGRLDGCIGEYLALTGEEISGTDLIYSGLIERFISPDAIKVLQITSDRLMDLPERETYLHLREHFLPVKNSYSLHRYEPLIMEHFSKSSIEEIKESLSAGADKSITKSCNLAEGQVKDWENKTLESIKKNTDKYANVSLSIFVFIFLQGTLKLIKRVKRNTSYLLEKYARHIHAPLDTPPDYGLDMRHALEKPLHDAIMEEVLTDAINEEIDAFCDITSKILGKNIHLKTSNKWQPFERSGFAISSVPGLKKLHPDYNPKTGCEYDKKMMERQVERWSDTFLQKELLMMKRIIETYSN